Proteins co-encoded in one Papilio machaon chromosome 24, ilPapMach1.1, whole genome shotgun sequence genomic window:
- the LOC106717371 gene encoding cytochrome P450 4C1, whose translation MLVLVLSIIAFALYWTWRWRVTSRLEPPAYPGGIPFIGHAHLLIGDSIYLWNAAKELSYTSLQMGGVISASIGPRTIYVVTDPDDCLTVANTCLQKDNFYNFAKPWLGEGLITGTLSKWKHHRKLLNPAFSQFVVEGFQGVFNSQARRLVKDVESEAGKGPFDHWTYTRRNALETICLTALGVDFCENSVLNSRYEHAVEQMFNVLAERFQKFWLHSDFIYNWSNLKKKQERCLKILHNMSNTVLETRKASYLNNKKNGLEASTGTKFKAFLDLLLELSIEKGSFNDLEIREHVDTMIAAGHDTSANVLMFTLVMIGSYPKLQQRIYEELYDIFGNDDRDVTKQDLSQLVYLEAVLKETMRVYPIVPVTMRWLDRNVKLKNYTLTAGRTCVMLVYGVHRHDMWGPDAEQFKPERWLDPATLPHIPNAFVAFNIGRRICIGKSYAYSSIKTTLAHLLRHYRVQADHKKMILKVDVMLKPECGHFISIEKRREEKRR comes from the exons ATGTTGGTGTTAGTGTTATCTATAATCGCGTTCGCATTGTACTGGACGTGGCGATGGCGTGTGACGTCACGTCTGGAACCCCCCGCTTACCCTGGAGGGATACCGTTTATTGGACACGCGCACCTTCTCATAGGAGACAGTATTT ACTTATGGAATGCTGCAAAAGAATTGTCATACACCAGTTTGCAAATGGGTGGTGTGATATCTGCTTCCATTGGACCTCGGACTATTTATG TTGTAACAGATCCTGACGATTGTTTGACTGTCGCCAACACATGTTTACAAAAGGacaatttctataattttgcCAAGCCCTGGCTCGGAGAAGGTTTAATCACTGGAACAC TGTCAAAATGGAAGCATCATCGGAAGTTGTTGAACCCAGCGTTCAGTCAGTTCGTGGTGGAAGGTTTCCAGGGTGTTTTCAACAGTCAAGCTCGTCGCCTGGTGAAAGACGTGGAGTCGGAGGCAGGGAAGGGACCTTTCGATCACTGGACGTACACGCGAAGGAATGCTTTGGAGACTATTTGCt TGACCGCTCTAGGAGTTGATTTTTGTGAGAACAGCGTCCTGAACAGTCGGTACGAACACGCGGTGGAGCAAATGTTCAACGTGCTGGCGGAGAGGTTCCAGAAGTTCTGGCTCCACAGCGACTTTATATACAACTGGTCGAACCTGAAGAAGAAACAGGAGAGATGTCTGAAGATACTGCACAATATGTCAAACACG gTTCTAGAAACACGTAAAgcttcatatttaaataataagaagaaTGGATTAGAAGCATCGACAG GTACAAAATTCAAGGCGTTTTTGGACCTTTTACTAGAATTATCTATAGAGAAAGGATCATTTAACGATTTGGAGATAAGAGAACATGTGGACACCATGATAGCGGCAGGTCACGACACGTCAGCTAATGTTCTTATGTTCACCTTAGTTATGATTGGATCATATCCGAAGCTGCAACAGCGAATATATGAAGA GCTATACGACATTTTCGGGAACGATGACAGAGATGTGACGAAGCAAGATTTATCTCAACTAGTATATTTAGAAGCCGTGCTGAAGGAAACAATGCGGGTGTACCCCATCGTGCCTGTGACTATGAGGTGGCTTGATAGAAATGTCAAACTAA AGAATTACACATTAACCGCTGGTCGTACATGCGTTATGTTAGTGTACGGGGTCCATAGACATGACATGTGGGGACCTGACGCCGAGCAGTTCAAGCCCGAACGCTGGCTGGACCCGGCCACTCTGCCGCACATTCCCAACGCTTTTGTTGCATTTAATATTGGCAGGAGGATCTGTATTG GTAAATCATACGCGTATTCatcaataaaaacaacattggCTCACCTATTACGTCACTACCGAGTACAAGCCGACCACAAAAAGATGATATTAAAAGTTGACGTCATGCTTAAACCCGAGTGCGGTCACTTCATATCCATAGAGAAGAGAAGAGAAGAGAAGAGAAGATGA